In a single window of the Phocoena sinus isolate mPhoSin1 chromosome 7, mPhoSin1.pri, whole genome shotgun sequence genome:
- the EVX2 gene encoding homeobox even-skipped homolog protein 2, with protein sequence MMERIRKEMILMERGLHSPTAGKRFSNLSDSAGNAVLEALENSQHPARLSPRLPSAPLHSALGDLPAKGKFEIDTLFNLQHPGSESTVSSEIASAAEGRKKPGHYSEAAAEADMSSDVEVGCSALRSPGGLGAAPLKENNGKGFAESGSAAGTTTSASGSGLGSLHGGGGGGGGGAGAALVGSGSGADQVRRYRTAFTREQIARLEKEFYRENYVSRPRRCELAAALNLPETTIKVWFQNRRMKDKRQRLAMSWPHPADPSFYTYMMTHAAATGSLPYPFHSHVPLHYYPHVGVTAAAAAAAASGAAAAASSPFATSIRPLDTFRALSHPYSRPELLCSFRHPGLYQTPAAAAGLNSAASAAAAAAAAAAAASSAAAAGAPPSGGSAPCSCLSCHSSQSAAAAAAAAAAALGSRGGGGGGGGGGSGGGGAGAAGGSDFGCSAAAPRPESGFLPYSAAVLSKTAVSPPDQRDEAPLTR encoded by the exons ATGatggaaagaataagaaaagagatGATTCTGATGGAGAGAGGGCTGCACAGCCCCACAGCCGGCAAAAGGTTCTCCAATTTGTCCGACTCGGCTGGCAATGCTGTGCTCGAGGCCCTGGAAAATTCGCAGCACCCGGCTCGCCTCAGCCCGCGCCTGCCGTCCGCCCCCCTGCACAGCGCTCTGGGAGACCTCCCTGCCAAGGGCAAATTCGAAATAGATACTTTGTTCAACCTGCAGCACCCGGGCAGCGAAAGCACCGTCTCCTCCGAAATCGCGTCCGCAGCGGAGGGCCGAAAAAAGCCGGGTCATTATTCAGAGGCGGCAGCCGAGGCGGACATGAGCAGCGACGTGGAGGTGGGCTGCTCGGCGCTGCGCTCGCCCGGCGGCCTCGGCGCCGCACCGCTCAAGGAAAACAATGGCAAAG GGTTCGCGGAGAGTGGCTCAGCCGCGGGCACCACGACGTCTGCGTCGGGCTCTGGCCTCGGCAGCCTGCatggaggcggcggcggcggcggcggcggcgcgggcgcAGCGCTGGTCGGCTCCGGCTCTGGCGCGGATCAGGTGCGGCGCTACCGCACGGCGTTCACCCGCGAACAGATCGCGCGCCTGGAGAAGGAGTTCTACCGGGAGAACTATGTGTCGCGGCCCCGCCGGTGCGAGCTGGCCGCTGCGCTCAACCTTCCCGAAACCACCATCAAG GTGTGGTTCCAGAACCGGCGCATGAAGGACAAGCGGCAGCGCCTGGCCATGTCGTGGCCGCACCCGGCCGACCCCAGCTTCTACACCTACATGATGACGCACGCGGCCGCCACCGGAAGCCTGCCCTACCCCTTCCACTCGCACGTGCCGCTGCACTACTACCCGCACGTGGGTGTCACGGCTGCGGCCGCGGCCGCTGCGGCCTCCGGCGCAGCGGCCGCGGCCTCATCGCCCTTCGCCACTTCCATCCGCCCGCTGGACACTTTCCGCGCGCTCTCGCATCCCTACTCACGGCCGGAGCTGCTGTGCAGCTTCCGCCACCCGGGCCTCTACCAGACGCCCGCGGCCGCCGCGGGGCTCAACAGCGCGGCCTCGGccgcagcggcagcagcagctgcGGCGGCCGCGGCCTCCTCGGCCGCGGCGGCCGGGGCGCCCCCCAGCGGCGGCTCCGCACCCTGCTCGTGCCTCAGTTGCCACAGCAGCCAGTCGGCCGCGGCGGCCgcagccgctgccgccgccgccctgGGCTCTCGGGGTGGTGGCGGCGGAGGCGGCGGGggtggcagcggcggcggcggcgctgggGCCGCCGGGGGCTCGGACTTCGGCTGCAGCGCCGCAGCGCCACGCCCCGAGAGCGGCTTCCTGCCCTACTCAGCCGCTGTGCTTAGCAAGACCGCCGTGAGCCCGCCGGACCAGAGGGACGAGGCGCCGCTCACCAGATAA
- the HOXD13 gene encoding homeobox protein Hox-D13 has product MSRAGSWDMDGLRADGGAAGAAPASSSSSVAAAAPGQCRGFLSAPVFAGTHSGRAAAAAAAAAAAAAAAAAASGFAYPGTSERAGSASSSSSSAVVAARPEASSAKECSAPGAAAAAPPGAPALGYGYHFGNGYYSCRMSHGVGLQQNALKSSPHASLGGFPVEKYMDVSGLASSSVPANEVPARAKEVSFYQGYTSPYQHVPGYIDMVSTFGSGEPRHEAYISMEGYQSWTLANGWNSQVYCAKDQPQGSHFWKSSFPGDVALNQPDMCVYRRGRKKRVPYTKLQLKELENEYAINKFINKDKRRRISAATNLSERQVTIWFQNRRVKDKKIVSKLKDTVS; this is encoded by the exons ATGAGCCGCGCCGGGAGCTGGGACATGGACGGGCTGCGGGCGGACGGCGGGGCCGCCGGGGCGGCCccggcctcctcctcctcctccgtgGCGGCAGCGGCGCCGGGCCAGTGTCGCGGCTTCCTCTCGGCGCCAGTGTTCGCCGGGACACACTCCGGACgcgcggcagcggcggcggcggcggcggcggcagcggcggcggcggcggcggcggcctctGGCTTCGCGTACCCGGGGACCTCTGAGCGCGCGGGTTCTGCCTCGTCGTCGTCATCTTCGGCTGTGGTCGCGGCGCGCCCGGAGGCTTCCTCCGCCAAAGAGTGCTCGGCGCCCGGCGCGGCCGCTGCAGCGCCCCCGGGCGCCCCGGCCCTGGGCTATGGCTACCACTTCGGTAACGGCTACTATAGCTGCCGCATGTCGCACGGCGTGGGCTTACAGCAGAATGCTCTCAAGTCGTCGCCGCACGCCTCGCTGGGAGGCTTCCCCGTGGAGAAGTACATGGACGTGTCGGGCCTGGCAAGCAGCAGCGTACCGGCCAACGAGGTGCCCGCGCGAGCCAAGGAGGTGTCCTTCTACCAGGGCTACACGAGCCCCTACCAGCATGTGCCCGGCTACATCGACATGGTGTCTACCTTCGGCTCCGGGGAGCCTCGGCACGAAGCATACATCTCCATGGAGGGCTACCAGTCCTGGACGCTGGCCAACGGGTGGAACAGCCAGGTGTACTGCGCCAAGGACCAGCCACAGGGCTCCCACTTTTGGAAATCATCCTTCCCAG GGGATGTGGCTCTAAATCAGCCAGACATGTGTGTCTACCGTcgggggaggaagaagagggtgCCCTACACCAAACTGCAGCTCAAAGAACTGGAGAATGAGTATGCCATTAACAAGTTCATTAACAAGGACAAGCGGCGGAGGATCTCCGCTGCCACGAACCTATCCGAGAGACAAGTGACCATTTGGTTTCAGAACCGAAGAGTGAAAGACAAGAAAATCGTCTCCAAGCTCAAAGATACTGTCTCCTGA